From the Leptolyngbya sp. O-77 genome, one window contains:
- a CDS encoding DUF4007 family protein, which yields MAVEQANRNTETNGNSKAIVFARHETFHPRFGWLKKGFDRASIDSEIFLREDAPVRLGVGKNMVRSIRYWCSAFKLLKDDQPTEFGHQLLGQEGWDSYLEDPASLWLLHWKLLEAPNLATAWDVAFNYFRQVEFTTEDLFYQLCEYRDREAPRISESSLRKDVSCILRMYVVQPSGKAQVSEDSLDCPFTELGLIHTAGDSRHYLFRVGQKPNLPPEVVVYACLQHHARTGSPAKTMPIANLLYDLGSPGLVFKLTESAICNAIEVMARRWEQIRLSDAAGKLQFSFEGEPLSLAAAILDGYYRFSSGDAPRTGR from the coding sequence ATGGCGGTAGAGCAAGCGAATCGCAACACAGAGACCAATGGCAATTCTAAAGCCATCGTCTTTGCTCGTCATGAAACGTTTCATCCCCGCTTTGGTTGGTTGAAGAAGGGTTTTGATCGTGCCTCTATCGATTCAGAGATTTTCTTAAGGGAGGATGCCCCTGTTCGGCTCGGCGTGGGAAAGAACATGGTGCGCTCCATTCGGTACTGGTGTTCTGCCTTTAAGCTGCTGAAGGATGACCAGCCGACAGAATTTGGTCACCAACTCTTAGGGCAGGAAGGTTGGGACTCTTATCTAGAAGATCCTGCCTCCCTTTGGCTGCTGCACTGGAAATTGCTAGAAGCGCCTAACTTGGCAACTGCCTGGGATGTTGCCTTCAATTATTTTCGTCAGGTCGAGTTTACGACTGAAGATTTGTTCTACCAGCTTTGTGAGTACCGCGATCGCGAAGCCCCCCGTATTTCTGAGTCTTCACTCAGAAAGGATGTGAGCTGCATTTTGCGGATGTATGTTGTGCAACCCAGTGGTAAGGCTCAAGTCAGCGAAGATTCACTGGATTGCCCCTTTACGGAACTAGGGTTGATTCACACCGCAGGGGACTCGCGGCACTATCTATTTCGCGTTGGACAGAAACCCAACTTGCCGCCAGAAGTGGTAGTCTATGCCTGCTTACAGCACCATGCTCGAACGGGTAGCCCTGCTAAAACGATGCCCATTGCCAATTTGCTCTACGACCTCGGCAGCCCAGGACTCGTGTTTAAGCTGACTGAGAGCGCCATCTGCAACGCGATCGAGGTGATGGCTCGACGATGGGAGCAAATTCGACTGTCTGATGCTGCCGGAAAGCTGCAATTTTCCTTTGAAGGGGAGCCACTGAGCCTAGCAGCGGCTATCTTAGATGGGTATTATCGGTTCTCCTCTGGAGACGCTCCGCGAACGGGAAGGTGA
- a CDS encoding DNA phosphorothioation-associated putative methyltransferase, which translates to MFCSLDDFSAIAITCQRSKVGKLLPDALYVHVSALESLDPLLQEYESAAREIAARPEGITLVKFNLEKPSISYLSYPEFDSDPHPALQSSIQVNLQSREVNYRDYGEAGNPFILHRKETFVTTDYPHYQQFAALTRQEEALGLLDNPKAIGTRLAWEERLAQFKVAFQGHTLVHRSLLNSRSSQVKIDRHKAAISRNDFSKPVRLALEAGLLNQTTTFFDYGCGQGGDLERVGKLGYKSAGWDPYYRPDSPLVAADVVNLGYVINVIESQAERREALIKAWELTRQVLIVAAQVLIAQGNSQIAYGDGVITSRNTFQKYYDQEELKIYIDQVLGVDAVPAALGIYFVFRDESQAQTFRASRFRSRVSVPKVQLANKRFEDYKELLTPLMAFFTERGRLPTLEELPETEALNTEFGNLRRAFQIVLQATNPQEWDEISDRRRQDLLVYLALSHFGRRPKLRDLTPVVQNDIKSLFGGYQQACAAADLMLMSLGNLEVIEKRCKSSAIGQRRPNSLWVHVSAIEALDPLLRLYEGCASRTIGRPQEANVVKFHFRKPKISYLFYPNFDTDPHPALHTSMEIDLRDLRVHYQDYDPNDNPPLLHQKDSIVTADYPLYEKFAKLTRQEEGWGLLDDLRLIYDTRGWQKCLEEHCAELKGHRVVWRKDADPYRVKLVRSAIQAKQTGRKNEEE; encoded by the coding sequence ATGTTTTGTAGCCTTGATGACTTTAGTGCGATCGCCATTACCTGCCAACGCAGCAAGGTGGGTAAGCTTCTGCCGGATGCTTTATACGTCCACGTCTCAGCCCTAGAATCACTAGACCCGCTTCTTCAAGAGTATGAGAGTGCAGCAAGGGAAATTGCTGCCCGCCCAGAAGGGATCACACTCGTTAAGTTCAATCTGGAAAAGCCAAGCATCTCCTATCTCTCATACCCAGAGTTTGATAGCGATCCCCACCCTGCCCTTCAGTCCAGCATTCAGGTGAACCTGCAAAGCCGTGAGGTGAACTATCGAGATTACGGTGAGGCAGGCAACCCTTTTATTCTTCACAGAAAAGAAACCTTTGTTACGACTGATTATCCCCACTACCAGCAGTTCGCTGCCCTCACTCGTCAAGAAGAAGCTCTAGGACTATTGGATAATCCGAAGGCGATCGGGACGCGGTTGGCTTGGGAGGAACGCTTAGCCCAATTTAAGGTGGCGTTTCAAGGACATACGCTGGTTCATCGCTCTCTACTGAATTCTCGTTCTTCTCAGGTCAAGATCGATCGCCACAAAGCAGCCATCAGCCGCAACGACTTCTCTAAACCTGTACGTCTGGCATTAGAGGCAGGGCTGCTGAACCAGACCACAACCTTCTTTGACTACGGATGTGGGCAGGGCGGAGACCTGGAACGGGTGGGCAAACTGGGCTACAAGAGCGCAGGTTGGGACCCCTACTACCGTCCAGATTCTCCCCTAGTGGCTGCGGATGTCGTGAACTTGGGATACGTCATTAACGTCATTGAATCTCAGGCAGAGCGGCGCGAGGCTTTGATTAAAGCCTGGGAGCTAACCAGGCAGGTGCTCATTGTCGCTGCCCAGGTTCTCATCGCGCAGGGGAATAGCCAGATTGCCTACGGGGATGGGGTAATCACAAGTCGCAATACTTTTCAGAAGTATTACGACCAGGAAGAACTAAAGATTTACATTGACCAGGTGCTTGGGGTCGATGCAGTTCCAGCAGCATTAGGGATCTACTTTGTTTTTCGAGACGAGTCCCAGGCTCAGACTTTTCGGGCCTCCCGATTTCGATCGCGTGTCTCTGTGCCCAAAGTTCAACTGGCGAATAAGCGGTTTGAGGATTACAAAGAACTGCTCACTCCGTTGATGGCATTTTTTACGGAGCGGGGACGACTACCAACCCTAGAGGAACTGCCTGAGACAGAAGCCCTCAATACCGAATTTGGTAATTTGCGACGGGCATTCCAGATCGTCCTACAAGCCACAAACCCACAGGAATGGGATGAGATTAGCGATCGCCGCCGTCAGGACTTGCTGGTTTATCTAGCGTTAAGCCATTTTGGTCGTCGTCCCAAGCTGCGGGACTTGACACCTGTGGTTCAGAACGACATCAAAAGTCTATTCGGTGGCTATCAGCAAGCCTGTGCTGCGGCAGATTTGATGCTGATGAGTTTGGGCAATCTGGAAGTCATCGAGAAACGTTGCAAGAGTAGTGCGATCGGGCAGAGGCGACCGAATTCGCTGTGGGTGCATGTGTCGGCGATCGAGGCACTTGACCCGCTGCTCAGGCTTTACGAGGGTTGCGCTTCTCGCACGATCGGTCGCCCCCAAGAAGCCAATGTCGTCAAGTTCCACTTCCGTAAACCCAAGATTTCTTACCTGTTCTACCCCAATTTTGACACCGACCCTCATCCTGCCCTGCACACTAGTATGGAGATCGACCTGCGAGATCTCCGCGTTCATTACCAGGATTATGACCCCAACGATAACCCACCCCTGCTGCACCAAAAAGATTCAATAGTGACAGCCGACTATCCGCTCTATGAGAAGTTCGCGAAGCTGACCCGGCAGGAGGAAGGGTGGGGTTTGCTGGATGATTTGCGCCTGATTTATGACACTCGTGGCTGGCAGAAATGCCTAGAGGAGCATTGTGCTGAATTAAAGGGGCATCGTGTGGTGTGGCGAAAAGATGCTGATCCCTATCGGGTGAAGTTGGTGCGATCGGCTATCCAAGCAAAGCAAACAGGGCGAAAGAATGAGGAAGAATAA